TAAAGAAAGAATGGAGGACTACCCTTATGAGTGCGGAGTTCCCCTTTACGATACGGAGGCTCGCGGTACCTTCAAGCAAGGCTATTACCTTCTGGGGCTTCTTCTCATACTCTTTGATATAGAGGCTGCCTTTTTATTCCCTTGGGCTGTAGTGTTTAAAGATATAGGTTTATATGGTCTTGTGGAAGCTCTACTTTTTATATTTATCCTTGCTTTGGGATTTGTTTACGCTTGGAAGAAGGGTGCCCTTAAGTGGCAGATGTGATATCTATCATAAAGTTATATAAAATTCTGGCTCAAGAGCTTATAATTAAAGTCATGGTAAGGAGGTAGATTATGGCTGTTTTGAATTCTAATGGTTTTGTGATAACTACTGTGGATGAGCTTCTAAGGTGGGGTCGCAGGAATGCTCTGTGGCCTGTTACCATAGGGCTTGCATGTTGCGCCATAGAGATGATGCACACGGCAGCTTCAAGGTTTGACCTGGATAGACTTGGTGTTATATTCAGGGCTTCCCCTCGGCAGGCGGATGTGCTGATAGTTGCAGGTACGGTAGTCAACAAGGTAGCTCCCATGTTAAAGCTCATATGGGAACAGATGCCAGACCCCAAGTGGTGCATAACTATGGGAGGATGCGCATCAGCAGGTGGACCATTTCCCACCTACGCCACATTGCAAGGTATGGACAGGATAATACCGGTTGATGTGTACATTCCTGGGTGTCCGCCACACCCTCAGGGGCTCATATACGGCATACTTCAACTTCAAAAGAAGATAAAGGAGAAGGGAATTAACAAGTACGACAAAGCCTTTGGAGAGTTTAGAGAGGATTTAAAGAGGCAGGGACTCTTTGTACCTCAGGAAGTTGAGGTCTGAAACATGCCTTGGATGAATGTAGCCACAAGGGAGAGGCTAAAGTTTAATTTTAAGGAGTTAAAAGTTGAGGCTGATCAAAAGAGCGTAAGACTGGAAATTCCCAAGGACAGACTCCTGGATTTTCTCAGGCACCTCAAAGAGAGAGAGGGTTATAAGCACTTTATAGATTTTACCTGTATAGACTTTCCGGAGCATCCCCACAGATTTCAGGGTGTTTACATACTTTACAATCCTGATGAAAATGAGAGAGTCATAGTAAAGAGCTGGGCTGAAGGTGGGACTTTGCCATCCCTTGAAAAACTTTGGGCTTGTGCCAGATGGGCTGAAAGGGAAGCTTACGATATGTTTGGTGTTGTATTTGAAGGTCACGAGAACCTCAGGCGCATGTTCATGTGGGAGGGATATCCCCACTTTCCCCTCAGAAAGGACTTCCCTTTGGGAGGCATACCCGAGGTAGAACTTCCATCTCTTACGGAGCTTTTGGAGGGAAGGACAGAGCCACCCAGCCACGACTACGAGGTTATGCACACAAAGGTTGCCACTTTGGAAGACCTTGAAAGGACTGAAAAGTCAAGGCTCAGGAAGAAGGCTCAGCTGGTTCTCAACTGGGGACCTCTTCATCCCGGCACACATGGGACCATATGGTTTCTCTTTGACCTTGACGGTGAAAAAGTCCTTCAATCCGATGTGATACTCGGACAGCTTCACAGAGGTATGGAAAAGATAGCCGAGAACATATACTACTTTCAGTTTCTTCCCTATACTGACAGAATGGATTACATATCAGCCATATGCAACGAACTCTCCTATGTTACAGCCGTGGAAAAGCTCTTAGGCGTGGAGGTGCCCGAAAAGGCAAGGTACATAAGGACTATGTTTGCCGAACTCCAGAGGATAAACTCCCACCTTCTCTGGCTTGGTACCGGTGCGCTGGACCTGGGCGCTCTTACAGTCTTTCTCTATGCCTTCAGAGAGAGAGAAAAAATAATGGATATAATAGAAGGCAACGCCGGTTTTAGGCTTACCACTGCCTTTTTGAGGATCGGCGGTGTGCATTACGACCTTGCGGAAGGCACCCTAGATGTGGTGAAAGCTTTCATAAAAGACTTCCCCAACAGACTAAAAGAGTATCACCAGCTTCTGACAAGAAACCGTATATGGCTCAGAAGGACAAAGGATATAGGAGTTATAACAAAGGAGGATGTTTTCAATTATGGGCTTACGGGACCTGTTGCAAGAGGTTCAGGTATAGCCTACGACATAAGGAAGTTGGAGCCTTACGCCGCCTACGACGAGGTGGATTTTGATATCCCCGTTGGAGAGGTGGGAGATGTTTATGATAGGTATTTGGTGCGCATGGAAGAGATGGTGCAGAGCCTGAGGATAATAGAGCAATGCGTAGCCAAGCTAGAAAAAATGCCCAAATCCGCACCTTACATTAACAAAGACCACCCTGCGGTTATGCCTCCAAAAGAGGATGTGTTTATGGCTCTGGAGGATATGGTAAAGTCTTTCCGCATTGTGGTGCATGGTGAGAATGCACCACCAGGAGAGCTATACTCCAGCGGTGAAAATCCAAGAGGTGAGCTCGGTTTTTACATATACTCAAAGGGAGGTTCAAGACCTTACAGGCTAAGGATAAGATCCGGTGCCTTATACAACTTATCCATATTCCCAAAGCTCATAGAGGGTGGCACAATAGCAGACGCCATAGCTCTCCTGGGAAGCATAGACCCTGTGGTGGGAGAGACAGACAGGTAAGTGGTGAGTGAGGGGCTCTTAAACATTTATAGAAGGAGAGCTAAGCAGTTTTATTACGCTTTCCTCACCTTTTTAAGCTTGGTGCTTTTGGGGAGCCTTATCCTCTATCCCTTCTTCAAGCTCCCTCTACCTGCAAAGATGCTTATTTACGCAAGCTCCCTGGTGCTTCTGGTAGCTATGTTTTCCATTCCCATCTCCTTAGTTATAAGGAAGAGAGGCTTTCCGGTGATCTCAGATACAGACCCTTACTGGAGCTATACGGCCACAAGGAGATATTTCTGGTCCTTTGTTATAGCAGGTTTACCCTTTGGTGTTGCCTTCCTCATTTACATAATCTTTACGAGCCTTTTGGTGCTTTTTATTGGATACTTTCTTACCCTTTGTGGTTTAATATTAGTAAGACCAAGAGAGGAGGATGTTGTATGACAAGAGAGGAGGTCGTAGAAAAACTCCTTAAGGAAGACAAAGAGTTTAAACACTACTATGAAAAACACCAGGAGCTTGATAAACTCGTGGATAGGCTTGAAAAGCACAGACCCATGACACATGAGCTTGAACTTCAGATAGAGAAGTTAAAAAAGGAAAAGCTTTACTACAAGGACCTTATGGAAAAGAAGATACAGGAACATCTAAAGCTATCCAAGTAAAGCCTCTTGCCTCTCTTTACACTTGATACACTTCCCGCAGTGCAGTATCTTCTTTCCCACCTTTTTGGGCATGGCGCAAGAGAGAGTAAGGTGATATGGGACTTTTCCATAAAACTCTTTTACTATCTTGCCCTTCTCAAGTCCAAAGAAGGGCATTTCAATAGAAAATGCAGTCCCAGAGCCTTCGCTTATGAGCCTTTCTAACTCCTTTATGTAGCTCTTGCTATTGTCGGGGAAGGGATAGAGTCCAAGGCTTCCTATGGCTAATCTTCTGACTTTCTTGGAGAGTGCGTAAAGGGCGCATGCGGTTATAAGGCTCATATTTCGTAGGGGAATAAAGATCTCAGAAACTTGGTAAGGAGACTTTCTTATTGCACCGCTCACTTGAAGATTTATAACCCTCAGCGGTCTTAAAGACGCATACCTGCTTTTGGTGTACTGCCAAAGTCTCAAAGCGTTTTCAAGCTCTAGCCTTTCCCAGCTTTCACCCATTTTTATGTAAACAGGATAAACTATTTCTTTCCTCTGAAGGTACATGTAAAGGAGGGTTGTGCTTTCAACACCCCCACTAAAAAGCACTGCGATTTTATATGCACTCACCTGATATATGCCTCCCGCTGTCTAAGTTTATGATCTCACCCGTCATGCTCTCCACATTCAGTAAAAACTCAGTAAGCATAAGAACATCCTGCATAGACACCTCCCTTTTAAGGGGAGTTTTGTTTATGTATTCCTTCCATTTCTCCTGGGAAAACTCGTCGGGTTTTAATGTAGGTCCCAAAGCTATGGCGTTTACAAGCACATGAGGTGCGAGCTCCTTTGCCAGCACTTTTACCGCAGTGTGCAAAGCACCCTTTGATACAAAGTAAGCAGAGTAGTCTCTATAAGGCGTGGTATTGGTAGCCCAATCACCAAAGGCAACCATTCTACCTTTTACCGGCTCAGGATTGTTAAGCATATGAGGGTATAGGAGTTTGCAGAGCATCAAAAAAGCTTCTGCATTTGGCGTAAAGTGTGCATAAAGGTCCTCTCTACTTAAAGTTTTAAGGGGTGTTGAAAAGTAAGGGCTTGCAGTGTGTATGAGCGCATCTATCCCACCCAAGTAGCTAAGCGTTTCTTCCACAACCTTTGAATAACTCTCAAACTTTGAAAGGTCTGCGCGAAGGGCTATACCTCCCATCTTCTCAAGCTCCAAAGCCACCTGCTTAGATGTGTGATACACAAAGGCCACCTTTTGGCCACTTTGGATAAGATGCCTTGCTATGTAAAAGCCTATTCTTCTTACGCCTGTTATGAGGATCCTTTTCATCAAAGCAAGATTATAACATTTGAGCTTTTGGAATTACATTATAATTTTGATCTTTCCTTTTGGAGGTTGAGAAGATGACAAAGGTGAAGGGTCTTGTTTGCAGAGAGTGCGGAAAGGAGTATCCCGTTGAGCCCATACATGTATGTGAGTTCTGCTTTGGACCCCTTGAGGTAGTTTACGACTATCAGGAGATAAAGAAGAAGCTTAGTAAAGAGAAGATAGAAAATGGACCCAAGAGCCTTTGGAGGTATATAGACCTTTTGCCCGTTGAGTATCCAAGCGTTGGTTTAAACGCTGGCTTTACACCACTCAAAAAAGCCGAGAATCTGGGAAGGCTTCTGGGACTTGAAAACCTCTACATCAAAGACGACTCTGTAAACCATCCCACTTTATCCTTCAAAGATAGAGTGGTTTCTGTTGCGCTATCTAAAGCAAAGGAGTTTGGCTTTGATACGGTGGCGTGCGCTTCTACCGGGAACCTTGCCAATTCTGTGGCTGCGCATGCGGCGCAGGCTGGCTTTAACTGTTTTGTCTTTATTCCTGCAAACCTTGAATCGCAGAAGATCTTTGGAAGTCTTGTCTTTAAACCTACAGTGGTGGCTGTGGAAGGCAACTACGATGATGTAAACAGGCTGTGTTCGGAGATAGCCAACGAGCTAAACTGGGCTTTTGTCAACATAAACATAAGACCCTTCTATGCTGAAGGTTCAAAAACCCTTGCCTTTGAAGTGGTAGAGCAGTTAGGATGGAGAGCGCCAGATGCGGTTGTGGCTCCTGCAGCATCTGGGTCTTTGATAACCAAAATATGGAAAGGTCTCAAGGAACTCTATATGGTAGGTCTTTTGGATAGCTTAAAGACGAGAGTGTATGGAGCGCAGGCTGAAGGTTGCTCTCCAATAGCTCAGGCTTGGAAGGAAGGCAGGGACTTTGTAAAACCCGTAAAACCCAATACAATAGCCAAATCAATAGCTATTGGTAATCCCGCGGATGGCATCTACGCACTTCAGGTGACAAAAGAGAGCTCTGGCATATGGGAAACAGCAACGGATGAGGAGATCATAGAAGGTATAAAGCTTCTGGCAGAGACAGAAGGCATATTCACAGAGACCGCCGGTGGAACTACCATTGCAGTCCTCAAAAAACTCGCAGAGAAAGGTTACTTCTCACCAAAAGAGATAGTGGTGGCATACATCACAGGTAACGGCTACAAGACCATGGAGGTGCTTGAGGGACACCTTCCAGAAAGCATTAGAATAAAGCCCACTCTTGCAGACTTTAAGGAGAAGATACTTGTGAAGACATTATGAAAAGACTGATCCTTCTTTTCCTTATATTGCTTTCCTGCTCTGCAAAAGACACTCTTCCCGACATAACGGTAAAAGACATTGACGGTAAAAGTGTGAACCTTGGCAGTTATAAAAACCAGAAGTTGGTGCTTTACATCTGGAGCAGAACCTGCGCAGGACACACGAAAGACTTAAAAAAGCTCGGACATCTGGTAAAGATGTATCCTAACTATAAGATAGTGTCTTACGCTGTAGCTATGGAGGCAGGTGATGTGGTGGAAAGCTACCGGCAGCTTGGTATAGCTCCCAACTTTCTCACCCTTATAGATACAGCGGTAAAGTTCAACGATTACTTCCCCATAACCTTTCTTCCTTCCACTTATGTTTTTGACAAGGGCGGAAAGCTAATAGCCTCCTACGCAGGACTTCCCGACAAACTTTAACCTATTCTTAATACAAACTTAATAAAAACTTAACTTTACCTTCTTATCCTCTTAGTTATGCAGGCAGCTACTTTCTGAGGTACAAAAAAGGAAAAGAACTCAGGGAGTGGGATTTTTTAAACAGGCTCCTTTACCCCTTGACAGGGGTTTTATTTTATGTTATTTTTATTATAAAATTAACTCACTTTAGAAGTGTCCTTCGTGTGGCACCTTGTGCGCCATCGGACCCCTCTGGGGTCTTTTTTTTTTTATATTCTCTGGTGCAGAAGTTCAAGGATGCTTTTTATCTTTTCTGCCACTTGCTCTTGCGTTTCTCCCACCACATTTATATGACCCATCTTTCTTCTTTCTCTCTTCTCCTTGCCATACCAGTATAGTTTAGCTCCCTCCATGGAGAGGATGCCTTCCATGTCCATGTCTTCAAGAGATATACCCAGCAGATTTACCATACCGGAAGGTAGCTTTAGCTTTGTGGAACCCAATGGGAGGTCCGCTATGGCTCTGAGAAGATTCTCAAACTGGGATGTGTAGCATCCATCCAGCGTGTAATGACCAGTATTGTGAGGTCTTGGAGCCATCTCGTTTATCAGTACTTTACCATCCTTGCAGAAAAAGAACTCAACAGCTAAAAGACCTACAAGGTTTAGGTCAGACATGAGAGATGTAATTATGTCTTCTGCCTCTTTTATCTGTATGTTTTTGGTGTAGTTGTATAAAAGTATGCCACCATCGTGGTAGTTTACCGTGATAGGATAAACTCTTACTTGGCCTCTTTTGTTTCTTACGCCTATCAGTGAGAATTCAAAGAGGAAGTCTACAAACTCTTCTATGAGAAAGTTCTCTTGGGGAGAATGGTTTTTTAGCACCTCCTCTATCTGTGAAGTATGCTCTATTTTGTATTGCCCCTTTCCGTCATAACCAAGTTTCTCAGATTTTACTATAGCTGGAAGCCTAAACTCTTTTAGCTCATGAAGTAAATCTTTAGCCTTTGCAAAGCTAAAATGGGCTGTAGGATACCCCATTTTTCTGTAAAAACTCTTCTCCTCTATGCGACTCCTTTTGAGCTTAAGTATATGGTGTGAGGGGACTAAAAGATGAGATACTGCCTCTATGAGGGACTCTTCTATGTGTTCAAATTCGCATGTGACCACATGGCAGTTTTTTGCAAAAACCTCCACCTGCTCTGGTGTAAAGACAGCATCTGCCACTCTGCAGGCAGGTGCTTTTGGATCACTATCAAGGACAAAAAACTCAAAGCCTAACTTTCTTCCCTCCAATACGGTCATCCATCCTAACTGACCACCTCCCAGTATGCCTATCCTCATCAGTACTTCCTTTCTGCAGGCTGATACTTAAGTATCCTTACAGGTATATAATCTATGATGAGCTTGTCTCCCCTTTGCCTGATTATGGTGTGTTTTAAAAAGTTCTCATCATCTCTCTCAGGGTAATCCTCTCTGTAATGTCCTCCTCTTGATTCTCTTCTGTGGAGTGCCGCATATGCAACTGCTCTGGCAATTTCCAACATGTTTCTAAGCTCCATAAGCTCTATCAAATTGGTGTTAAACACCTTTGACTTGTCTACTACGGGAATTTTTTCCCACCTTTCCAAAAGGTCTGATAGCTCTGCATAGGCAGACAGAAGCGATTTCTCATCTCTAAATATGCCCATCTTTTCCCAAGTTATCTCTCCCATC
The DNA window shown above is from Hydrogenobacter thermophilus TK-6 and carries:
- a CDS encoding NADH-quinone oxidoreductase subunit A, which gives rise to MEYLGILIFFLVALGVSFAFAFLNDLLGPKTKERMEDYPYECGVPLYDTEARGTFKQGYYLLGLLLILFDIEAAFLFPWAVVFKDIGLYGLVEALLFIFILALGFVYAWKKGALKWQM
- a CDS encoding NuoB/complex I 20 kDa subunit family protein; protein product: MAVLNSNGFVITTVDELLRWGRRNALWPVTIGLACCAIEMMHTAASRFDLDRLGVIFRASPRQADVLIVAGTVVNKVAPMLKLIWEQMPDPKWCITMGGCASAGGPFPTYATLQGMDRIIPVDVYIPGCPPHPQGLIYGILQLQKKIKEKGINKYDKAFGEFREDLKRQGLFVPQEVEV
- the nuoD gene encoding NADH dehydrogenase (quinone) subunit D, translated to MPWMNVATRERLKFNFKELKVEADQKSVRLEIPKDRLLDFLRHLKEREGYKHFIDFTCIDFPEHPHRFQGVYILYNPDENERVIVKSWAEGGTLPSLEKLWACARWAEREAYDMFGVVFEGHENLRRMFMWEGYPHFPLRKDFPLGGIPEVELPSLTELLEGRTEPPSHDYEVMHTKVATLEDLERTEKSRLRKKAQLVLNWGPLHPGTHGTIWFLFDLDGEKVLQSDVILGQLHRGMEKIAENIYYFQFLPYTDRMDYISAICNELSYVTAVEKLLGVEVPEKARYIRTMFAELQRINSHLLWLGTGALDLGALTVFLYAFREREKIMDIIEGNAGFRLTTAFLRIGGVHYDLAEGTLDVVKAFIKDFPNRLKEYHQLLTRNRIWLRRTKDIGVITKEDVFNYGLTGPVARGSGIAYDIRKLEPYAAYDEVDFDIPVGEVGDVYDRYLVRMEEMVQSLRIIEQCVAKLEKMPKSAPYINKDHPAVMPPKEDVFMALEDMVKSFRIVVHGENAPPGELYSSGENPRGELGFYIYSKGGSRPYRLRIRSGALYNLSIFPKLIEGGTIADAIALLGSIDPVVGETDR
- a CDS encoding DUF465 domain-containing protein, which codes for MTREEVVEKLLKEDKEFKHYYEKHQELDKLVDRLEKHRPMTHELELQIEKLKKEKLYYKDLMEKKIQEHLKLSK
- a CDS encoding 7-cyano-7-deazaguanine synthase, translated to MSAYKIAVLFSGGVESTTLLYMYLQRKEIVYPVYIKMGESWERLELENALRLWQYTKSRYASLRPLRVINLQVSGAIRKSPYQVSEIFIPLRNMSLITACALYALSKKVRRLAIGSLGLYPFPDNSKSYIKELERLISEGSGTAFSIEMPFFGLEKGKIVKEFYGKVPYHLTLSCAMPKKVGKKILHCGKCIKCKERQEALLG
- a CDS encoding SDR family oxidoreductase yields the protein MKRILITGVRRIGFYIARHLIQSGQKVAFVYHTSKQVALELEKMGGIALRADLSKFESYSKVVEETLSYLGGIDALIHTASPYFSTPLKTLSREDLYAHFTPNAEAFLMLCKLLYPHMLNNPEPVKGRMVAFGDWATNTTPYRDYSAYFVSKGALHTAVKVLAKELAPHVLVNAIALGPTLKPDEFSQEKWKEYINKTPLKREVSMQDVLMLTEFLLNVESMTGEIINLDSGRHISGECI
- the thrC gene encoding threonine synthase, whose amino-acid sequence is MTKVKGLVCRECGKEYPVEPIHVCEFCFGPLEVVYDYQEIKKKLSKEKIENGPKSLWRYIDLLPVEYPSVGLNAGFTPLKKAENLGRLLGLENLYIKDDSVNHPTLSFKDRVVSVALSKAKEFGFDTVACASTGNLANSVAAHAAQAGFNCFVFIPANLESQKIFGSLVFKPTVVAVEGNYDDVNRLCSEIANELNWAFVNINIRPFYAEGSKTLAFEVVEQLGWRAPDAVVAPAASGSLITKIWKGLKELYMVGLLDSLKTRVYGAQAEGCSPIAQAWKEGRDFVKPVKPNTIAKSIAIGNPADGIYALQVTKESSGIWETATDEEIIEGIKLLAETEGIFTETAGGTTIAVLKKLAEKGYFSPKEIVVAYITGNGYKTMEVLEGHLPESIRIKPTLADFKEKILVKTL
- a CDS encoding TlpA family protein disulfide reductase, which codes for MKRLILLFLILLSCSAKDTLPDITVKDIDGKSVNLGSYKNQKLVLYIWSRTCAGHTKDLKKLGHLVKMYPNYKIVSYAVAMEAGDVVESYRQLGIAPNFLTLIDTAVKFNDYFPITFLPSTYVFDKGGKLIASYAGLPDKL
- a CDS encoding 5-(carboxyamino)imidazole ribonucleotide synthase, with protein sequence MRIGILGGGQLGWMTVLEGRKLGFEFFVLDSDPKAPACRVADAVFTPEQVEVFAKNCHVVTCEFEHIEESLIEAVSHLLVPSHHILKLKRSRIEEKSFYRKMGYPTAHFSFAKAKDLLHELKEFRLPAIVKSEKLGYDGKGQYKIEHTSQIEEVLKNHSPQENFLIEEFVDFLFEFSLIGVRNKRGQVRVYPITVNYHDGGILLYNYTKNIQIKEAEDIITSLMSDLNLVGLLAVEFFFCKDGKVLINEMAPRPHNTGHYTLDGCYTSQFENLLRAIADLPLGSTKLKLPSGMVNLLGISLEDMDMEGILSMEGAKLYWYGKEKRERRKMGHINVVGETQEQVAEKIKSILELLHQRI